The window TCGAACGGCCGGATCACCATCAGGGGTGCTTTCTGAATGTCCCGCAGCAGAACCGTCCGGCCCCTGCGTAGTCCGAAATTCAGGTGCAGCACACCGGTACGGGTGCGGGCCAGCAGTGTCAGACCGGTGCTCCCTGCCACCCGACACGGGGCGGGGCGACGTCACGAAACAGAAGGTCATGTTCAATCCAGGCGATGACGTCCATCAGCCCGTCCCCGCTTTTCAGGTTCGTGAACACGAAGGGCCGCACCTCGCCCCCCACCGTCCGGCCGGCCCGCGCGTCCGCGTCCATGACTGCCAGGTTCGCCCCCACCAGCGGCGCTAGGTCAGTCTTGTTGATCACCAGCAGGTCCGACGCGCGCACGCCCGGACCTCCCTTGCGCGGCACCTTCTCACCACCGGAGACGTCCAGCACGAACATCCAGGCGTCCACAAGTTCCGGCGAGAATGACGACGCCAGGTTATCCCCACCCGACTCGATGAACAGCAGCTCCAGGCGCGGGTACCCGGCGGTGAGCGCCTCGGCCGCCTCCTGATTCAGGGAGGTGTCCTCGCGGATCGCGGTGTGCGGGCAGCCGCCCGTCTGCACGCCCCGGATGCGGTCGGCGGGCAGCGCGGCTGCCGCCGTCAGGATCCGCTGGTCCTCGAAGGTGTAGATATCATTCGTGATGACGGCTAGTTCGTACCGGTCACGCAGCGCGCGGCACAGCGCTTCCAGCAGCGCCGTCTTGCCACTCCCGACGGGGCCGCCCACGCCGATCCGCAGGGGAGAGGTAGGAATCTGATGGGTCATGGCGTCTCCTTGGGGGTCACGTCTGGAAGAGTCGCGCGTCCAGGCCGGGCTGCTCACTGGCGGCGACGTCCAGGTGCGGGGTGAAGGTGAAGAGGTCGTCCGGCGTGGCGTGCAGGGCCGCGTGGACGCAGGCCTGCGCGGCCCCGTCGCAGTGGGCGGCGCAGCGCTGGGCGTCCAGCCCGCCGAGTTTCATCAGGCGCGTGGCGCTGGTGGCACGGCCCAGCAGCCAGCCGCTCACGAACGCCGTGACGGTATCCGCGCGGGGCGTGCCGAGCGCGTGCCCGAGCGCGCCGAACGTGGTGGCGTGGTGCCGGGTGGCGGGCAGGGCCACCAGGATGTCCGGCCAGAGGTGTGTGGCGGCGCGGCGCAGGTTCGCCCCGACCCGCGTGCTCGCCGCGCGCGGGCCCGGCACGAGCTTCAGGTCGTCCAGCAGATCGTCGAGTTCCGCTAGCGTGGCGGGGTCGGCGCCCCACGCCAGCGCGCAGGCGGGCGCGTCCTGCGCGCCCCACCCGTGCGTGAGTTGCCCCGCCAGGAACGCCGTCAGGTCGGCCGGTGTGCGCACCTCGCCGCGCGTCGTGAGGGTCTCCAGCCCGTCACTGAAGGCATACGCCCCGGTCGGGAACGCCGAATCCGCCAGCTGGAGCAGGCGCAGCAGGCTCATCCCTCGTGCTCCCAGGACGGGCGTCCGTGGAAGGGCCGTTCCTCTCGCGTGAAGGGCACGCCCAGACGCGTGAGCAGCAGTTCCAGCGGGGCGTCCCACAGTGCCAGGAACGCCCCTCCGTCCGGCACGAGGTCGCGGTGCAGGTTGCCCACCGCGTGCCCCAGGGCCGCCGCCTCGGCCAGCGTGCGCGGCGTGACGACCGCCACGTCCTCCGGGGCGGCGTCCACGACGTAAGTCACGTCGCCCCGCACCTCCAGCGGGGTGCCCGGCGACAGCACCGTCCCGGTCGGCAGGGCCAGCAGCAGTTCCACGCCGTCCGGGGCGCGCAGGCGGCGGCGCACCCGGCGGCGGTCGGCGGCCGTCATGGGCACCCGCACCAATTCGCCCGTCACCGTGCCTGCGGCCGTGACCATGCCCAGGACCGGGCGGCGCAACCCGGACACTTTCACACCCCTTGACCCCGGACGAACGCGTACCACGCGTCCAGGCCCGCGCCGCTGAGGCTGCTCAGTTCGATGACCGGCACGCCGGGCCGCGCCCGGTCGATGTTCTCCCGGCACAGGTCCCGGTCGAACCCCACCGCGTCCGCAAGGTCCATCTTCGTGATCACCACCACGTCCGCTGTGTTGAACATCGTCGGGTACTTCAGCGGCTTGTCCTCGCCCTCGGTGGTGCTGATCAGCACTGCGCGGGCCGCCTCGCCCAGATCGTACGAACTGGGGCACACCAGATTCCCCACGTTCTCCAGGAAGAGCACCTCCAGCCCCGCCAGATCGAAGCGCGGCAGCACCGCCTGCACCATCGCCGCGTCCAGGTGGCAGATGGTCCCCGTGACGATCTGCTCGGCCTGCGCGCCGTGCTGCCGCAGCCGCGCCGCGTCGTTCTCGGTCGCCAGGTCCCCCACCGCGACCGCCATGTTCACCTGCCCCGCGAGATCCCGCAGCGTGCGTTCCAGCAGCGCCGTCTTGCCCGCACCGGGACTGCTCGCCAGATTGATCGCCCGCACGCCCGCCGCCGCGAAGGCCGCGCGGTTCTCAGCCGCCGTGTGGTCGTTCGCCTTCAGGATGTGCTGCCGCACCGTCACGATGCGCGGTTTCGTCGCCGTCATAGGTCCTCCCGGTCAGGTTCAGCCAGTTCGATCTCGTCCAGTTCCAGCTCGTCGCCCGCCAGCAGCGTCGGCGTGGGCGCGCCACACGCCGGGCAGCGCAGGCCCCTTTTGACGTCCAGTGTCACGCGTCCGTGCACCGGGCACTCGCCCACGCCCGGCACCGTCACGACGCTCAGGCGCGCGCCCTCCAGGGGCGTCCCCGCCGCGCAGGCTGGAAAGGCGGCCGTCAGCGCCTCCGGCACCACGCTCGACCACGCGCCCACCCGTACCGTCAGTGCCGACGCCCGCGCCGCGCCGTGCTCACGCAGCACCTCCGACGCCACGTCAATCAG of the Deinococcus radiotolerans genome contains:
- the ureG gene encoding urease accessory protein UreG, with protein sequence MTHQIPTSPLRIGVGGPVGSGKTALLEALCRALRDRYELAVITNDIYTFEDQRILTAAAALPADRIRGVQTGGCPHTAIREDTSLNQEAAEALTAGYPRLELLFIESGGDNLASSFSPELVDAWMFVLDVSGGEKVPRKGGPGVRASDLLVINKTDLAPLVGANLAVMDADARAGRTVGGEVRPFVFTNLKSGDGLMDVIAWIEHDLLFRDVAPPRVGWQGAPV
- a CDS encoding urease accessory protein UreF — encoded protein: MSLLRLLQLADSAFPTGAYAFSDGLETLTTRGEVRTPADLTAFLAGQLTHGWGAQDAPACALAWGADPATLAELDDLLDDLKLVPGPRAASTRVGANLRRAATHLWPDILVALPATRHHATTFGALGHALGTPRADTVTAFVSGWLLGRATSATRLMKLGGLDAQRCAAHCDGAAQACVHAALHATPDDLFTFTPHLDVAASEQPGLDARLFQT
- the ureE gene encoding urease accessory protein UreE; its protein translation is MTGELVRVPMTAADRRRVRRRLRAPDGVELLLALPTGTVLSPGTPLEVRGDVTYVVDAAPEDVAVVTPRTLAEAAALGHAVGNLHRDLVPDGGAFLALWDAPLELLLTRLGVPFTREERPFHGRPSWEHEG
- the hypB gene encoding hydrogenase nickel incorporation protein HypB, with the translated sequence MTATKPRIVTVRQHILKANDHTAAENRAAFAAAGVRAINLASSPGAGKTALLERTLRDLAGQVNMAVAVGDLATENDAARLRQHGAQAEQIVTGTICHLDAAMVQAVLPRFDLAGLEVLFLENVGNLVCPSSYDLGEAARAVLISTTEGEDKPLKYPTMFNTADVVVITKMDLADAVGFDRDLCRENIDRARPGVPVIELSSLSGAGLDAWYAFVRGQGV
- a CDS encoding hydrogenase maturation nickel metallochaperone HypA/HybF, whose product is MHEASIALSLIDVASEVLREHGAARASALTVRVGAWSSVVPEALTAAFPACAAGTPLEGARLSVVTVPGVGECPVHGRVTLDVKRGLRCPACGAPTPTLLAGDELELDEIELAEPDREDL